The proteins below are encoded in one region of Pelagibacterium flavum:
- the rpsI gene encoding 30S ribosomal protein S9 produces the protein MSETINSLEDLGTATDSNVEAAPVYTQKLDSYGRAYATGKRKDAVARVWVKPGSGKITVNGKEFTAYFARPVLQMILQQPIVATERVDQYDVIATVAGGGLSGQAGAIRHGLSQALTHYEPELRPVLKKGGFLTRDSRVVERKKYGKAKARRSFQFSKR, from the coding sequence ATGTCCGAGACCATCAACTCCCTCGAAGACCTCGGCACGGCTACCGACTCCAATGTCGAAGCGGCACCGGTTTATACCCAGAAGCTCGACAGCTATGGCCGCGCTTATGCCACTGGCAAGCGTAAGGACGCCGTTGCCCGCGTGTGGGTCAAGCCCGGTTCGGGCAAGATCACCGTCAACGGCAAGGAATTCACTGCCTATTTTGCCCGTCCGGTTCTGCAGATGATCCTGCAGCAGCCCATCGTGGCGACCGAGCGAGTGGACCAGTATGACGTGATCGCCACTGTCGCTGGTGGTGGTCTGTCCGGCCAGGCCGGCGCCATCCGTCACGGTCTGTCCCAGGCGCTGACCCACTACGAGCCCGAGCTTCGACCGGTCCTCAAGAAGGGTGGTTTCCTGACCCGCGACAGCCGCGTGGTTGAACGCAAGAAGTACGGCAAGGCCAAGGCCCGTCGCTCCTTCCAGTTCTCCAAGCGTTAA